TAACCAACAATCATCCACATTTATAAGCATTTGTGACCGTTAGAGTGTCTCTTTTCAGATTTTTCAGTCCTCTCGGAATGGCTCCTGTCATTGGCTTGGTCGGATTGGGCTTATTCCAACGAGGATTTCCTGAGGTAATTTCGCTCCGCCTTCACGAAAACACCACATTTCAAGTAATAATCACACTACTCTTCGGTTCCTAACTCCACTTGTATTCTGTATTGCAGCTAGGGAACTGTGTCGAGATTGGTTTGCCGATGCTTTTACTTGTTATCGGCTTGTCACAGGTGATTGAACCTTTAGGCATTGAGAGATGATTCGTCTAAACTAGCATTCTTGCATTCATGTAACTAACTGTTTGAGAATTGCAGTATATGAAGCATCTCAAGATAGTGAGGGACTTCCCAATCTTCCAGAGGTTTCCCGTATTGATTTGTGTTTCGATTATTTGGGTATACTCTCTCGTTCTAACGGTTAGTGGAGCTTACAATAAAAGCCCAGAGCTTACACAAAAGAGTTGTCGTGCAGACAGATCCGGCCTTATAACCAACGCCCAATGGTTGTGCCCGAGTAAACTTTGTTTCTCCTTCCTTTTTTGGATGTGAATCTAACCAACAACGTTTGGTTTGTTAAGGTTTAAGTTCCCGTATCCTCTGCAGTGGGGCGCGCCTACTTTTTCAGCAGGCTATTCGTTTGCCATGGTGGCAGCTGTTCTTGTCTCAATAGTTGaggtaaattttgaataattttttcgAGTAAGCCACATTATACCGTCAAGTTCATGCtcgattttttattatgttacgTTGTGGTTTTGGTGAATCCATTTATACAaaattgttatcttttgaTCTACAGTCAACTGGAGCATACAACGCAGCAGCTCGTCTCGCAATTGCCACCCCACCTCCTGCCTACGTACTCAGCCGGGGCATTGGTTGGCAGGTCTTCCATTATACACTCAAGCTTATCTTTACCATATTTAAAGTCTCTTTTGCGTTTCATGGAATCTATACGCTATGCATATTCGATTTTCAAAGTATATGCTATAATTTGGCATCTCGATTTTTCATAACTATGGCGTTTCTGCAGGGCATAAGTGTAATGCTGCATGGGCTCTTTGGAACGTGCAGTGGCTCAACCGTATCAGTGTAAGTATCCAAGATATGCTAGTGAGTTCGTTCGTTGCTGCTATACAAAACTAAGCCTTACTGCACATTTCAGAGAAAACGTGGGCCTTCTTGGACTGACTCGAGTTGGAAGCCGTAGAATCATTCAACTTTCAGCCGCATTCATGATATTCTTTTCCGTATTAGGTTCGTATCATTCTTTTTTAGTATGTTGCACTCGTGATTAAACGTGAAACATGTTTTTTTGAGCTAAAAAAACGCAACAAATCGTGGATGCAGGGAAATTTGGAGCGGTTTTTGCATCCATACCATTACCAATCTTTGCTGCACTACATTGTGTTCTGTTTGGCCTCGTTGGTAAGATAGCATCGCGAATCTTTTCTATCCTGAGACGTCGTCGTTCACTCTCCTAAGGCTTCACGTGTTTCTCCCTCCCCCTGCAGGTTCGGTTGGCTTGTCGTTTCTTCAGTTCACCAACATGAATTCCATGAGGAACCTCATGATCACCGGCCTCTCGCTGTTCCTTGGCCTCTCGATCCCTGAGTTTTTCAGCAACTATTGGACCAAAGATCACGGGCTCGTCCACACAAATGCCGGATGGGTAAGCTCATCTCGTGGTTTTGAATTTCATCGACTCGTGGCAGTCATCTGTGGATGCATTCCAACGCCTTTGCTTTGATGCAGTTCGACGGCTTCTTCAACACCTTCTTCATGTCGCCCGCCACCATCGCGCTGATTGTGGCCGTGTTCCTTGACAACACACTGGACGTTGAGATGTCGAAGAAGGACCGTGGCATGCCGTGGTGGGTGAACTTCCGGACGTTCAAGGGCGATAAACGAAACGAGGAGTTCTACACATTGCCATTCAATCTCAACAGATTCTTCCCTCCTACATAGATTGGTTGGATTCATTATTGAGGCATAGGTTCCtttttttgaagaaatgtGCCAATTTTGGTTCAATCAACCATTTTTGGAAGGTCTTTTGTTTCTTGGCCTCCTGTCTTAATTGTTGTTTtatctctcttcatttttcaattgtcAAAGAGTTGAGTTTTAGCTTTGctatctcttattttagtGCATGTTCATTGTTTCTCAAGtccaattgaaaaaaaaacttcttgTGTTATTATGccaaaaaatatgcaattatataaaatttggaaaaagtttagggcatccacagtggcggacgatgcgacggacgatgcatcgtccgccccTTAGTCCGCCACTGCAGCAACCCGCCCTAAGCACACTCCTTAGTCCGCGGACTATGcacacatttttcatttttttttaaattttttttttgtattttcttctatatatatcaccaatttttttacttcatttcacactTTTTACTCCACTTTCTTCcccatctcaatttctctctaaattcaataatgaattccAATGATTTCCATATTTgcaagcataaaatataaaaaataaatactgacAATAGGACATGCCtttaatttgtggtgtttttatatttttattcttgctaattaatatatttgcaaacataaaaaaataggattaatgaatttttgtagtgtttaaatattcaaataataaataaaatgcttagggcgtgGCTTAGGGCGGACTATAGTCCGCCCATTACAGGTGGAAGGGGCGGAGGATAAAATGTTGATGTGACAGTACATAGGGCGGGGTTTAGGGCGTCATATAGTCCGCCCCCGATCGTGGATGCCCTTAGAATTTGTGGACAAATTTCCCTAACAAACGGTCACATGAAGCAATAGGGACTGTGAAAGAGTCACATTTACAAAAGGAACTATGTAACTAACAAGTACATATAGATATAGTGTATCTTGATAGGACAAGCATAGGGTTCAGAAACAGTAATAATGTGACATAAAATTGAATGTAGTATGAAATATAGTTAATATAGTTAGGGTcatagttgaaaaataatactatttcaaCCCAAATGTTGTTTTCACCTAAGTCTTAGGATGACCTCAAAGTCAagtttataaattgaattgaaaaagacCATTGAATAAGATGTGGTAGGCCATGTGCTTAGAATTTTCTCATTTAACATTTCAACTCATTTAATGCATTCTACTATCTTAAtccataataaaatatctataatattaataataatatgctCAATAGGAACATCGCTTGTAAAGATTAGACTAGAGTTTGGAATgttgttaaaaatttaatgaggAATTTTGAGGaacaaaaaagttaatgattGTATCTATCTCCATTTATTagattttatcaaattattccacttttcaattttccacTTTTCAGTTTTATTCTAGTACTAGGGAGTGCAAATTTTATCAATCTTTGctgatataaatttttaaaaactttgtaaattaaagaaaaatattactcttaAGTATTATTCTTGACTATAGCTTATTTTGAGAAACAAATAATAGGCCATCTTCTAATTTTAGGACAGAATTTCATTCGAAAATCGTTAGGACCTGGCTTCTACCTTCGATTACGAttacataaaacaaataaatgtttATTGAAACTTCGATTGATCCTCAAACCACTCACTTATTCCCgaaaaacatatactccccATATGAACGAAAAAAGTGTCCGTgaacaacataaattttaagagaaaaaatggataaaatataaaaaagaattttaatccattttttttatacactaTTACCCAGTTTCATTATCACTACTTTCTCTAAtcattactaatattataattaagttagaGATAATTTCCTTACTTGTAATACCAATctctaattaaaattcacatgACAGATTTGTTTGATGGTGTCATAAACAGCTATATGGATGAAGTATCTAATCTCCTTCGTATCACTACAAATTAGCACTTAAAATATAAGTACATTTGTATTTTACgcaattcacatttttttattaaaattcgtatcacaaatttatttaatggtACTAAAAACAGCTGTATAGATTGATGTATCATCTAATCTTCTTGCAGTTAGTATGCTATAAATTAGCActtaaatataactatatttgtattttacgCCATTcacacaatattttatttattataattcgtatcacaaatttatttaatggtagtatattttttatatataaactcGTAACAAGAAACAGCTGTATAGATGGTTGTATATAACTATATCCTTGAGTATCActtaaatataactatattcTTAATTTACGCATTTCACGTAAGGTGGCAAATCATACATGTTGTATCGTTAAGAAAACTctaaacacgaacacgaacacgatccGCTACgctcagacacgaacacgacacgataacaacagatatatgacacgacacaataacagcactataataatattattataatatataaatattatttctcatattaaatttaaaatttaaaattttaaaattttaaaataataataatattatttcttaacgtgtaacacgacacgaacacgacacgaagttttcgtgtccttatcgtgtcgcacgataaggacacgaacccaataagctttgacacatatccattaatttcgtgcggattcgtgtcgtgccaaaaattgtcagccctaatTTCACATATTAATATTTCCTACGTTCCTGaaattttgtctcattttcttatttcttttgatCCTATAAAATTAtcgcatttcacttttttatcatttgtGATTGTGGAtcccatatttcactaatcattctcatttcactttttatcatttgtgGCTGtgaatctcatattccactaatcattctcattttattataaaattaatacctAGTAGGATCTATATCTACCAAGTaccaagtttttcaatctattttcgattatatttcataaaactcGTGCCCTATCGACAAAATTTGGGAAGGtttatatgtaaattaaatttaatgtgaCAATAAATTCGTCTTCCTCTTTTGACCATTTTTACCACCACTCTCtttcacacacactacacacactgcGGCGGCGCCCACCACCCTTCCCCCTTCTATTATTTCACATGCATTTCCTGACTTTTTCGAGCATAATATAATACTCAATCACACTCGTAAACATCACAAaagcacaaaattaataagcaaaaaattaattaaaaaaagaaaaagaaatgcctccCGCCACCGCCCCGCCACCGCAATCCACGGCGGCGCCACCGCCAACCGCGGAGGCTCTCCGCCAAATCTCGTCGCTCCTCGCCGACCTCCTCCCCTCCACTCTCTCCGTCACCTCCTTCGCCGCGCGGTGGCAGGTCCTCCGCTCGAAGCTCGGCGCCGTCCAAACCCTCGCCGCCGAAATCCGCGACTCTCCGCACTGGTCGGACAATCCGCTCCTCCCGACGCTCCTCCCCGCGCTCCTCTCCACCCTCCGCCGCACCGAGATCCTCTGCCACCACTGCCGCGGCGAGGCCGCCGGCCGCGGCAAGCTGCTGATGCAATCCGACCTCGACATGGCGACGGGGTGGCTGTCGAAGCAGATCAACGACCTGGAGCTCCTCCTCCGCTCCGGCGTCCTCCACCACTCCACCGCCATTGTCCTCTCCCGCCCTAATTCCGCCTCCTCGAAGGAGGAGCTGACGTTTTTCGTGCGAGACCTCTTCGCGCGGCTCCAGATCGGAGGCCTGGAATTCAAGCTGAAGGCGCTGGATTCGCTGATCCAGCTGCTGATCGAAGATAGCAAGTCGGCGATGGTCGTCGCGAGGGAAGGAGACATGAGATGCCTCACATCGCTGCTCGATTCGAGCGGCGACGACTCCGTCAGGGAGCTGGCGGTCCACGCCGTGTCGCTGCTCGTCGCCGCCGGCGATTTGCCGCGGAAATGCGTGTTCGAGGAAGGGGCTTTAGGTCCTCTGCTCAGGATAATCGAGTGCAGCTCGGTGCAGGTGAAGGAGAGGGCGGCGATGGCCGTCGAGTTCATCACCGCCGACCACGACAACGCCTGGGCGATTTCCGCCTACGGCGGCGTTCCTGTACTGATCGAGCTCTGCAAATCTGGCTCTCTCATCGCTCAATCGTACGCCGTTGGCGCGATCAGGAACGTTTCCGTGGTTGAAGATATCCGAGCTGCGTTAGCGGAAGAAGGCGCTGTTCCTGTTCTAATCGACTTGCTTGTTTCAGGAAACGCATCTGCGCAAGGAAAATCAGCGAATTGCATATCGATTCTCGCTTCCACAAGCGAGAAAATCCGCAAATTACTGCTGCAGGAGAAAGGTTTGCAGAAATTGGTGCAGTTATTTCACGAATGCCCCGTTGCTGAAACTGTAGAACACGTTCTACGCGCGATTTACTCGTTTTCCGATGATGAAATGAGCAATCGCGTATTATCTGAATCAACTATGTTCATAGTACAGCTAGCTGATCTGATTAAGCTTGGGAAAAACATTAGGTTGCAGCACATTGCAGCTTCATTGCTTGCTAAATTATCGATTAGTGATCGTAACAAGATTGTGATTGCTGGTTGTATGGGTTCATTAGTGCGGTTAATGGAGGCCGTGAAGCCTGATGGAGTGCAGGAGGTCGCAGCCAAGGCCCTGACCTCGTTGTTATCTGTGAAACCGAATAGGAAGGAGTTGGTGAGGGATGAGAAGAGTCTAATGAGGCTGGCACAGATGCTGGATCCTCGGTTTGAGGTGCTTTCAAAGAAGTCCCCTGTGTCGGTGGTGGCAGCTATAATGGCTGGAGGGAGCCATGGCTGTCGGAAGAGGCTCGTGGCAGCTGGTGTCCACGGCCATTTGCAGAGGTTGGTTGAGATGGATGTAGTCGGTGCCAAAAAGGCATTGCAGAGACTCTCCGGGAACAGGCTAACTAGTTTGTTTTCAAGAACGTGGAGGGACTAATTAGGTAATGATTCCTTCTTgatttgcttgttttttttgttctctGAGTTTAAAGCATTATCTTTTCTGGATTAGAGAGTGTGATCAATCATTGGTATATCATATATGTTGAAAACTGTAGATTAGTCCCTATTTTTGAATAACTGTTTTATTAGGTACGGATGAATATGATTGTTTATAGTTCATAGCAAGAATTGGTTGTGTAAAAGAATATGAATACAGATAAGAGATGCTTAGGTATGAATCAACTTGCCACCTAATTCTCCGTCATCAATTTGAGAAGGAGCATTTAGTGAATACATATATTCCGGTCCTAGCCAAAGGCTGGCACTGCCCCTGTAATTGCTATTGTGTGTCATACAACACCACATACTACCATCTTTATCTTACACAAGGCGTGGTAGGGCGTATGTGAGAGTCGAAATAGGTAAAAAACACCTCACATCTCAAAAGGGCTAAGAGATTATTAGGTATAGTATCAACTTGCCACCTAATTCTCCCTCAATAACCATCCAGCCACAAAATATCTTGGTGGGGGCAAAAATATCTATCTtgtaatttgataattttagaACCAGCATTAAGTGAATATATGTAGACATGCCATCTTTATCCTTCACGAGGCGTGGTAGGGCGTTATTGAGAGTCGAACTAGGTAAAAAAATACCTCACATCTCAAAAGGGATAAAAGGGCTCTACACTCTACATATGCAAATGTGATTCGCATATCAGCTTTACCTTTCACGAGGCTTGTAGGGCGTTTCCGAGAGTCGAACTTGGTGAAAAAAACATCTCACATCTCTATAGGGCTTAAAGGGAAAGGGGGCACTATACTTTACACAAGCAAATGTGATTTCATTGATAGTAAGAAAGCAGCAACTAGTTGTTCTTTATTAACAATAAATACATCCACACATTAGTTGGAAGAGATGGGCCACCATCGAAAATTATACTGTATTAATGTCATGTGGAGAGGACTGAAACAGTCCAAATTCCAACTGTATGAATCAAATCTTGTTCCGTTTGGTAGAAGAGTATCAATTTGATCATAATGGATGTGTTTCTTGGTAGGTGTTTCCCTGCCAGACAGAATGGTCCAAAAGGGATTCTCCATCACATTTTCTTCCTCTCCCTATCTTGTGTGAATAAATCATGTGACCCCCGAGTCTTTTCGTCCGTCGTGGCTTTGGCAGGACGTTGGTCGACAAACGCCTTGATGTCGACGAGCTGCCTACAACGAAGGATTGGACACACAGCCAGCAGTTGGTATAACCCTGAAACTCTTAGCTCATGGTAGTGTAATACTGTTTATTATAGGAAAGTTGAttgtgaaagaaaaaaaacagaagTTTGGTGTAATTTATGTTCTATAGTATAGCATGGATGCGTTTTTTTAGTAGTAtccttgttttgttttgttttttttttctcttgtaATAACATATAACGTTTTGTTTTCAATGTATTTTGAGTGAGCAGattgtattttattactaatactagtactccctgcatcccggataattcgggtcattTGACcagacacggattttaagaattgtaatgaaaagtgtgttgaaaaagttagtttaatgtgagtcctacctttatctattagttttataataaaatgtgagtatgaatgaattagtggaatatgagttccAATacccaaaatagtaaaaatgaaatgagacaaattatgggacggaccgaaatggaaaactaggacgaattatctgggacggagggagtattatttttcataatttctctccactttataaaattaataatctttGGTCATTAGTTTACTACACTacataaatgtataaaataaaataaatactcgtAGTATATCTATgggaattttatatttcagaacatttttttttctaaaataagaGTTGATGGCGATAGCGGTTGTGAATTATACTcgtcatttaaaaaaatgcgtGACAGCTTAAAGATTAATAAAGTTTGGTAgtgttaacttttttttttcgttcaGTATATTGGTATATTGGCTTTATACTATGCTTTTCTGCTTTATATCTTTATTGctatttatatcaatatataaaaggggagaaGATTGTTTTGACTTTGGAAAAAATCAACTTTTACACAATAAAGACGTGTTGAATTATGAAAGTATAAAGTTTTCTTCTAAAGTATTTATTGATGccctttttaaatattgttataattaattttatagttatcCTTCAAAACACACAATGGCGGTCTAATGGGGTCGGAAGGTATTTTAGAACGTCTCCGGTGAcggacttcccactaggacttcccacaaaaacttcctgtcacgtcatcactaggacttTCCATTCCACTCCACATCACTGGGACtttccactaggacttcccgcaataaaattaaattcacaattattcaatttacggaattaaaatttacgaaACTAAAATGTCGACACGAAATACGGGAAATTCGAATACTTCATtagaaaaaattacataatacttaaaaaaacataaagttaaaaattacataatcataaaaagtcAAGAAATACAACCCTCGGCGTATTTATacattagagagagaaacttgtcaacacaagtggtgtgaatgaaatgaagttcaacgagccgtatttatagagttttaaaaaaaaataatttaagtcggacgtccgaccctcgccacaatggcggacgtccgcccgcCCGTCGCGCGGATATCCGACGTCCTCACGGGACGTCAGTGTCCGACCTTTTCCTTCACAATGGCAGCATCCGGTCGGACTTCCGCGATGTCTTACCGGAACGTCCGCCAgtggagatgctcttactgTGTGACAATTCCGATcgatctaaaatatttttattttcacctGCATTCCATTAAGGGATGACTAGTCATAATGCCGGTTTTGAATTATATGGATTGTAGACAAATCATTATACACGTATattgtttataaatttgaaaattactaATTATCAAGTCAAGTCTGAAAATTTAATCAGCTATAAGAAGGTTTCTATGAAGcatgtttataatatttccaaCAAACTATTGTTACTTGTATTCAACTATAATCAGTATTTGGGCTTTCTGTGGTCATTTCATAGGCCCAATACTTTAACATTTTGGCAAACCTCAAGCCTGCAAGCCCTGCTTAGTTGCCCATCCATTCAGACCAGCTTAGGTCCAATACCCACAATCCCATTATACACCCCTCTAACATTTTGGCAAACCTCAGTGAAGTCTGACTGGGCAAAGGCCCACAACGAGACTAGCTCCGCAAACATTGGGATCGGATGAAGGCTGACATTGCTATATTCCATGGCATCTACAAGAACAACCTCGGACGATGACCAGCGGCCAGAGTATGAACGATGTGAAAGAACTATCGCCGTGGCACTTCTCCCAAGACGATATTTTTCTAGGactatagaattttttttaatgaaatacatTTGGcttcaatttatttcatttttactattttataatagtaaatacaaacaattaaatcaattatagAGATAGTGATGTAGAAACTAATATGAATTGAGGATGATTGATGATAGACTGAATGATATAATGTTGATGTGGCGGGAGAATATTGTAGTACTAGATGAGTTGAGGATGAGTTGTCCAATCATATGAGGAAAGTGTgagaaatattatactccctccattccatttagatgacttatttttctttttagttttttccgtcacattactaaaaaatagaaatttctttatttctaaattattctatcttactttattatctccacctaacacacaaaaaaactacttcctccgtttccGATTAAGAGTCAAACTTTGAttaggcacgagttttaagaaatgtaaagaaaagttggttgaaaaagttagtagaatgtgtgacccatttttatattggttttataataaaatgtgactgaattgagttagtggaatgtgagacctacttactatttatggtaaaaatgaagcgtgactcttaattgggaacggaccgaaatggaaaaatgtgactcttaatcggggacggaccgaaatggaaaaatgtgactcttaatcggggacggagagagtatataaaatctcatgccgccAAGAAATGGATCACTTTCCTTGGAACGGAGGCCGCAGCTCGTTTGTGAAATtccacacacaaaaaaaatcaaaataaaaattaaaatgagaagaaaaaaaaaaagaaaaaaaacaagaagggACGGCCAGGGGCAGACTGAACTCCAAGCCAGTGTTCTTCCACCAAATTCCTCCACCCCaacccttctctctctctcttcgaATCTGGTGTCTAGGGTTTCTGcttctcaatctcaatttCTGCATAATCAAGCCAAATTCACCTGCACCTCGGGGCTGAAAATTAAATCCCTTACATCTTCTAATTTGGCCAATTtctaaaaagataaagaagTCACTCAATCGAGCTGCTCAGCTGAGAGAAAGAAGGGATGGCGAAGACGAAGCCTGGAAAAAAGGATCTTGATTCATACAATATCAAGGGCACCAACAAAGTCGTTAGAcgtattgatttttaattttttactcttgctgctatttttttagtaactgttttttttttgggaattttgGGGCTAATGCTAACTGCCCAGTTCATTTTATGCTGCTATTgatcataaaaatttgatcttggGCTGTGATTCTTGAGCGGTTTGGTTTCATGTGTGTGACTTATGTTATGTGGCGCACGATTTAGAGTCAATTTTTTGCTCCACCTTGGTTTTTTGGGAATGTGGAAGTAGTGATTTAGTGATGGAGTTGGttgatagttttattttttgctagATGTTTGTTTTAGCTTCATTTCAGTTGTTTATGTGGATGCTGGTTTGGTCTTGAAGTGGTGGGGTGTGTTTGGTGCTTTCGTAGCTATTGCATTGCGTTGAATGTGGCGGGCGTGCAGCTAATATGTGTATGCCTCGAGTTTAGTTTGATTTGTGCTCATTGTCTGATTGTTGGACTCGTGTTTCTTGTAAAAAACTAGTCTTTTTGTTTGGGTCGTGTTCATTTCCGGGTACAACATGCCtataatgatatatatatgtttatacATGTGCATTGTGTGCATACCTTGCATCATTTGAGATAAAATCTTGAGTTTGTTGGACTAAAGAATGTGGGGTGTTGTTGTAGCGGGTGATTGTGTGTTGATGAGGCCATCTGACTCAGACAAGGCTCCATACGTGGCCAAAGTGGAGAACATCGAAGCTGATCATAGGAACAATGTGAAAGTACGGGTCAGGTGGTACTACCGCCCTGAGGAATCCATGGGTGGTCGCAGGCAGTTCCATGGCGCGAAGGAGCTGTTCCTGTCCGACCACTTCGATGTGCAGAGTGCTCACACGATCGAAGGCAAGTGCATTGTACATACCTTCAAGAACTACACGAAGCTTGAGAATGTCGGCACAGAGGATTACTTTTGTAGGTTTGAGTACAAGGCTGCAACTGGAGGGTTTACTCCTGACCGTGTGGCTGTGTGAGTGATAAACATTTGAAGATTCagtaaaaaagtgaatattagtttttataaCAATTCGAGCAACTCACTGGCTTGTCATATTTGTAGGTATTGCAAATGTGAGATGCCTTATAACCCCGATGATCTCATGGTTCAGTGTGAGGGATGCAAGGACTGGTACGATACTTCTATAATCTATGAGCAAGCTTCCTTCTATATTCTATGAGCAAGTGAAGCGCTAGATGTTTGCTTCCTTCTACAAATCTTATGAAAATTCTAATAGTTCACTAAAACAGCATTGTGTAAATAGTTGTTTTACtgttgattagttattaagCCGTTTGATCTTTCAACATTCTCGGTGCCTGGATTTGTGAATTAAGAATTTCAGATTTCTTAGGTTTTTTTTCTGCATTAAGGTAAAAATAGGATATAGATTCTTGGTAGGGGAGACTTTTTTTGGACTTATAAATATGGTATGTGTTTAAAAACGCGTTAATTAAATGCGTGTTTGGAAACATATAACAGAAATGCatgattcattttatttaatgcatATGCACAATGATCATTCTCATCCACACCTTATAGTTATGATAAATAATGGATAAATTTCCTTGTGGATGAAAGTGATCATTGCACTTCTGCAtatgcattaattaaaatgaatcaCACATTTCTGTAGAAAAAGCCATTTCTTAGAGCACCGTAATTCATAGTATTGTTTTCAATCATATATTTGatgctttattttctttaaagaTTTTCAGGGTGCCTAGTAGAAGAGCTAGAAGGTTTCTTTTTGGAAGCTATCCGAGTTTTGCAGTTAGATTAACTTATAGCACTTAAATATGGAGATGATATAGATGTGTAATTGTTTGGTTTAGCTGTTTACACCTCCTATGTCGAGGACATGAGCTATAAAGGGTTACTGTGTGTTGGGTAGTGAACTACtatgaaaagtttttaacGAATCTTCTTTTGAAGGTTTCATCCTTCATGTATGGGCATGGCCATCGAAGAAGCGAAGAAATTGGACCAATTCTTATGCTCTGATTGTTCATCAGATAATGATGGCAAAAGGTCATTGAACTCTTCCCTGGTCTCATCTGATGATGAGGGAAAGGTAACACATGCTTCTCTGTTTTGAATTAGAGTAAATATTAAGTTATGTAGTGTGGCTTTCGAACACGTTTATAATATAACAATGGTCATGTGATAACCCggatttattttctcaatgcTGAATATTGCTgaaaaatagactagtttgGTACTGTATTTAACTAGAAAGGTTGAAAAAGACGACAGTTGAAGAAGTGATAGTGTG
The nucleotide sequence above comes from Salvia hispanica cultivar TCC Black 2014 chromosome 5, UniMelb_Shisp_WGS_1.0, whole genome shotgun sequence. Encoded proteins:
- the LOC125186897 gene encoding chromatin remodeling protein EBS-like — translated: MAKTKPGKKDLDSYNIKGTNKVVRPGDCVLMRPSDSDKAPYVAKVENIEADHRNNVKVRVRWYYRPEESMGGRRQFHGAKELFLSDHFDVQSAHTIEGKCIVHTFKNYTKLENVGTEDYFCRFEYKAATGGFTPDRVAVYCKCEMPYNPDDLMVQCEGCKDWFHPSCMGMAIEEAKKLDQFLCSDCSSDNDGKRSLNSSLVSSDDEGKVEPKRRKR
- the LOC125189056 gene encoding vacuolar protein 8-like; protein product: MPPATAPPPQSTAAPPPTAEALRQISSLLADLLPSTLSVTSFAARWQVLRSKLGAVQTLAAEIRDSPHWSDNPLLPTLLPALLSTLRRTEILCHHCRGEAAGRGKLLMQSDLDMATGWLSKQINDLELLLRSGVLHHSTAIVLSRPNSASSKEELTFFVRDLFARLQIGGLEFKLKALDSLIQLLIEDSKSAMVVAREGDMRCLTSLLDSSGDDSVRELAVHAVSLLVAAGDLPRKCVFEEGALGPLLRIIECSSVQVKERAAMAVEFITADHDNAWAISAYGGVPVLIELCKSGSLIAQSYAVGAIRNVSVVEDIRAALAEEGAVPVLIDLLVSGNASAQGKSANCISILASTSEKIRKLLLQEKGLQKLVQLFHECPVAETVEHVLRAIYSFSDDEMSNRVLSESTMFIVQLADLIKLGKNIRLQHIAASLLAKLSISDRNKIVIAGCMGSLVRLMEAVKPDGVQEVAAKALTSLLSVKPNRKELVRDEKSLMRLAQMLDPRFEVLSKKSPVSVVAAIMAGGSHGCRKRLVAAGVHGHLQRLVEMDVVGAKKALQRLSGNRLTSLFSRTWRD
- the LOC125190752 gene encoding nucleobase-ascorbate transporter 1-like isoform X1, producing MGDITHPPMDQLQDLEYCIDSNPPWPETILLAFQNYILVVGRSVMIPSFLVPLMGGSDADKALVVQTLLFVSGINTLLQSLFGTRLPAIVGGSFTYIVPIMYIINDVSLKPFAKPHDQFIHTMKAIQGALIIASTVQIIIGYSQLWGLFSRFFSPLGMAPVIGLVGLGLFQRGFPELGNCVEIGLPMLLLVIGLSQYMKHLKIVRDFPIFQRFPVLICVSIIWVYSLVLTVSGAYNKSPELTQKSCRADRSGLITNAQWFKFPYPLQWGAPTFSAGYSFAMVAAVLVSIVESTGAYNAAARLAIATPPPAYVLSRGIGWQGISVMLHGLFGTCSGSTVSVENVGLLGLTRVGSRRIIQLSAAFMIFFSVLGKFGAVFASIPLPIFAALHCVLFGLVGSVGLSFLQFTNMNSMRNLMITGLSLFLGLSIPEFFSNYWTKDHGLVHTNAGWFDGFFNTFFMSPATIALIVAVFLDNTLDVEMSKKDRGMPWWVNFRTFKGDKRNEEFYTLPFNLNRFFPPT
- the LOC125190752 gene encoding nucleobase-ascorbate transporter 1-like isoform X2; translated protein: MIPSFLVPLMGGSDADKALVVQTLLFVSGINTLLQSLFGTRLPAIVGGSFTYIVPIMYIINDVSLKPFAKPHDQFIHTMKAIQGALIIASTVQIIIGYSQLWGLFSRFFSPLGMAPVIGLVGLGLFQRGFPELGNCVEIGLPMLLLVIGLSQYMKHLKIVRDFPIFQRFPVLICVSIIWVYSLVLTVSGAYNKSPELTQKSCRADRSGLITNAQWFKFPYPLQWGAPTFSAGYSFAMVAAVLVSIVESTGAYNAAARLAIATPPPAYVLSRGIGWQGISVMLHGLFGTCSGSTVSVENVGLLGLTRVGSRRIIQLSAAFMIFFSVLGKFGAVFASIPLPIFAALHCVLFGLVGSVGLSFLQFTNMNSMRNLMITGLSLFLGLSIPEFFSNYWTKDHGLVHTNAGWFDGFFNTFFMSPATIALIVAVFLDNTLDVEMSKKDRGMPWWVNFRTFKGDKRNEEFYTLPFNLNRFFPPT